In Uranotaenia lowii strain MFRU-FL chromosome 2, ASM2978415v1, whole genome shotgun sequence, one genomic interval encodes:
- the LOC129749922 gene encoding uncharacterized protein LOC129749922: MKPDAGDHVREYLAFKKSKYTIRMRKSAEATGDSNFGCKHEKTPICGLVVDCPTHDECVSTQSARMMLNSNPEGNSRPEGGKKRKDKENQRESNLNLNLNDFTVCNSIGHQEFDKKWLQE, from the exons ATGAAACCGGATGCTGGAGACCACGTCCGAGAATATTTAGCTTTCAAAAAG TCCAAGTACACAATAAGAATGCGTAAGTCGGCAGAAGCAACGGGCGACAGCAATTTTGGctgtaaacatgagaaaaccCCTATTTGTGGATTAGTCGTCGATTGCCCAACACATGACGAATGCGTTAGTACACAATCTGCACGGATGATGCTCAACAGTAATCCGGAAGGTAACTCGCGACCGGAGGGTGGAAAAAAGAGGAAGGATAAAGAAAACCAAAGGGAaagcaatctgaatctgaatctgaacgaTTTTACTGTATGTAATAGTATAGGCCATCAGGAATTCGACAAAAAGTGGCTACAG gaGTAA